One part of the Chryseobacterium mulctrae genome encodes these proteins:
- a CDS encoding DUF2314 domain-containing protein, with protein MNNKAKIEVSNEYLYVLYKAKNTLWHFINQLEKRSFDYNAVKFKDEKGIYVWLETVKYENNFFSGILPENNGKKNVSADGVIDWMLVEKGRLIGGYTIRFYRDSLSDEEKINFDIDFGLRIDNGNDFFKPDLSTPEGALISLENFYTEHSLEGALSCKDFYKEAINVLLETGKDVEEKLIQETAELLKLAFIENLQDNGMPNFKNVERVFNRIIYNKEEKKQLIEEKLIYDNGEEQINKFWISENEEKKWKILDLVE; from the coding sequence ATGAATAATAAAGCAAAAATAGAAGTAAGCAATGAGTATTTATACGTATTGTATAAAGCTAAAAATACGCTTTGGCATTTTATAAATCAATTAGAAAAGCGATCTTTTGATTACAATGCAGTAAAATTTAAGGATGAAAAAGGTATCTATGTATGGCTGGAAACCGTAAAGTATGAAAATAATTTTTTCAGTGGGATATTACCTGAAAACAATGGAAAAAAGAATGTTTCTGCAGATGGTGTAATTGATTGGATGTTGGTAGAAAAAGGCAGATTAATCGGCGGTTATACTATCAGGTTTTATAGAGATAGTTTATCTGACGAAGAAAAAATAAACTTTGATATAGATTTTGGTTTGAGGATAGATAATGGAAATGATTTTTTTAAGCCGGATTTATCTACACCTGAAGGAGCTCTTATTTCATTAGAGAATTTTTATACAGAACATTCTTTAGAGGGAGCTTTATCTTGCAAAGATTTTTATAAGGAGGCTATAAATGTCTTATTAGAAACAGGAAAGGATGTAGAGGAAAAATTAATACAGGAAACAGCAGAATTATTAAAATTAGCTTTTATTGAAAATTTACAGGACAATGGAATGCCTAACTTCAAAAATGTAGAACGTGTATTTAATCGGATTATCTATAATAAAGAGGAAAAGAAGCAATTAATAGAGGAAAAATTAATATATGATAATGGAGAAGAACAGATCAATAAATTTTGGATTTCAGAGAATGAAGAAAAAAAATGGAAAATTTTAGACCTTGTAGAATAA
- a CDS encoding DUF1016 N-terminal domain-containing protein, which produces MSDIFSNDLSKKISVLLNEARQRVLQTVNHTMVVTYFEIGRMIIEEEQNGRERADYGKQLISELSRNLTQELGKGFSVTNLQQMRQFYLVYSKQQTVSVISEKQQKPSAEFRLSWSHYLKLMRIDDELERKFYEIEAFKNNWSLRELNRQYDSALYTRLALSQDKNGILKLAEKGQVIEKPQDVVKDPYILEFIGLPEQSVY; this is translated from the coding sequence ATGTCAGATATATTCTCAAACGATTTATCAAAAAAAATTTCTGTCCTATTGAATGAAGCTCGCCAAAGGGTACTTCAGACCGTAAATCATACGATGGTTGTAACTTATTTTGAGATTGGACGGATGATCATTGAAGAGGAGCAAAATGGACGAGAAAGAGCCGATTATGGAAAGCAATTGATCTCAGAATTATCTCGAAATCTGACACAGGAGCTCGGAAAGGGATTTTCAGTGACTAACCTGCAACAAATGAGGCAGTTTTATCTTGTTTATTCAAAACAGCAGACAGTGTCTGTTATTTCTGAAAAACAACAGAAACCGTCTGCTGAATTCAGATTAAGCTGGTCACATTATCTAAAATTGATGCGAATTGATGATGAGTTAGAAAGGAAATTTTATGAAATTGAAGCATTTAAGAACAATTGGAGTCTTAGGGAACTTAACAGACAGTATGATTCTGCTTTGTACACCAGGCTTGCATTAAGTCAAGATAAGAACGGAATTTTAAAGCTTGCTGAAAAAGGCCAGGTTATCGAAAAGCCACAGGACGTTGTAAAGGATCCTTACATTTTAGAGTTTATTGGACTTCCAGAGCAAAGTGTATATTGA
- a CDS encoding PDDEXK nuclease domain-containing protein has translation MEQKLIDKLEHFLLELGTGFTFVARQNRISFDDKHFRIDLVFYNRILRCFVLIDLKVGELKHQDIGQMQMYVNYYDRKVKLEDENKTIGIILCQNKSEAVVEFTLPDNNTQIFASKYLTVLPSKETLIKLIETEE, from the coding sequence CTGGAACAGAAGCTAATCGATAAGCTAGAACATTTTTTATTAGAACTGGGAACCGGATTTACTTTTGTAGCAAGGCAAAACAGAATAAGCTTTGATGATAAACATTTTAGAATCGATCTGGTTTTTTATAACAGAATCCTCCGATGTTTTGTCTTGATCGATCTTAAAGTAGGGGAATTGAAGCACCAGGATATAGGGCAAATGCAGATGTATGTCAACTATTATGACCGAAAAGTAAAACTTGAAGATGAGAATAAAACAATCGGAATAATACTTTGTCAAAATAAGAGCGAGGCCGTGGTCGAATTCACACTTCCAGATAATAACACCCAAATCTTTGCAAGTAAATATTTAACTGTTTTACCAAGCAAGGAAACGTTAATTAAACTCATCGAAACTGAAGAGTAG